Proteins from a single region of Manis javanica isolate MJ-LG chromosome 5, MJ_LKY, whole genome shotgun sequence:
- the ANKEF1 gene encoding ankyrin repeat and EF-hand domain-containing protein 1 isoform X3, giving the protein MTIPVTGRTALMEASREGVVELVRGILERGGEVNAFDNDRHHAAHFAAKGGFFNILKLLFAYNGDMGLIAMNGNTPLHYAAMGGFTDCCKYIAQRGCELKWRNLNHKTPRALAKEGGFKAASKEIRRAERIADKLARPGAKNPNPLWALRLHDWSVEREAFLWEAFSLVDRGDGTVSKEDFVMTLEERQEFVTSEQLAAVAQLHEKILGAGVNINDFFKGTKYLSKSFVLGSYRPKKKKKGMAKKAKKGTFVLPLPVCIIPDHVFPHWSNGGPPYYMIDTCKNVTDCSRFNRDHPPEHPIQDDLAWYIDDSGKVFSNINFITKAGDLASLKKAFESGMPVDIQDNYYKTPLMTACASGNIEAVKFLLEKGANVNAKDNFLWTPLHFACHAGQQDIVELLVKSGAMIDALSINNSTPLSRAIESCRLDTVKYLLDIGAKFQLENRKGHSAMDIAEAYADYRVIGLIKEKLDNLPKPTENKKLKGKPPLKMKSKGPEIKKKEEPLSTTYTVPTISEEKKMHKDNVGYLNSLITRGYTKKVDITFIPQRLWSPEATTTELIRKRELRRERFSYDVDFDDFMMPFQKNITEKAQALEATFKT; this is encoded by the exons ATGACTATTCCT GTCACAGGCCGCACGGCTTTAATGGAAGCATCAAGAGAAGGAGTGGTAGAACTAGTTCGAGGGATATTGGAAAGAGGAGGTGAAGTGAATGCATTTGACAATGACCGACATCATGCTGCACATTTTGCTGCCAAAGGAGGCTTTTTCAAT ATACTGAAGCTGCTTTTTGCCTATAATGGAGACATGGGGCTGATTGCAATGAATGGGAACACACCACTTCATTATGCTGCCATGGGCGGTTTTACTGATTGCTGTAAATACATAGCTCAGCGAG GATGTGAGCtgaaatggaggaatttaaacCACAAAACACCCAGGGCTTTGGCTAAGGAAGGCGGCTTCAAAGCGGCAAGCAAAGAAATTCGGCGGGCGGAGAGAATCGCTGATAAACTAGCAAGGCCAGGAGCCAAAAATCCCAATCCACTTTGGGCCCTTAGACTTCATGATTGGTCAGTAGAACGTGAGGCTTTCCTTTGGGAAGCCTTTTCGCTTGTGGATAGGGGCGATGGGACAGTCAGCAAGGAGGACTTTGTGATGACCCTGGAGGAGAGGCAAGAGTTCGTGACCTCAGAACAGCTGGCTGCAGTCGCTCAACTTCATGAAAAAATCCTGGGAGCTGGGGTCAACATTAACGATTTTTTCAAAGGAACCAAATACTTAAGCAAGTCTTTTGTCTTGGGATCCTATAGgcctaagaaaaagaaaaaagggatggccaaaaaagcaaagaaaggcacGTTTGTTTTACCCCTCCCAGTCTGCATCATCCCAGACCACGTGTTTCCACACTGGAGCAATGGTGGGCCACCCTATTACATGATTGACACCTGCAAGAACGTAACTGACTGCAGCCGGTTTAATAGAGATCACCCGCCAGAACATCCCATTCAGGATGACTTGGCTTGGTACATTGATGACTCAGGGAAGGTATTTTCAAACATTAATTTCATCACCAAGGCGGGAGACCTGGCTTCTCTGAAAAAGGCATTTGAGTCAGGAATGCCTGTGGATATACAGGATAATTACTACAAAACACCGCTAATGACGGCATGTGCAAGTGGAAACATAGAAGCAGTCAAGTTTCTTCTTGAAAAAGG GGCTAACGTGAACGCAAAAGATAATTTTCTGTGGACTCCTCTTCATTTTGCATGCCATGCAGGACAACAAGATATTGTTGAGCTTCTTGTTAAATCTGGAGCCATGATAGATGCATTGTCAATCAACAACTCAACTCCTTTAAGTAGAGCCATTGAGAGCTGTAGACTTGATACTGTAAAATATCTACTTGACATTGGTGCTAAATTCCAGCTGGAAAATAGAAAAG GTCATAGTGCTATGGATATTGCAGAGGCATATGCTGACTACAGAGTAATTGGTTTGATTAAAGAAAAGCTAGATAACTTGCCAAaaccaacagaaaataaaaaactgaaaggcAAGCCACCTCTTAAAATGAAGAGCAAAGGccctgaaattaagaaaaaagag GAACCCCTTTCAACAACTTATACTGTACCAACtatatcagaggaaaagaaaatgcataaGGATAATGTGGGTTATCTCAACTCGTTGATTACCAGAGGTTATACCAAGAAAGTGGATATCACATTTATTCCACAGAGG CTCTGGAGTCCAGAAGCCACGACAACAGAGCTGATCAGAAAAAGGGAGCTGCGGCGGGAGCGGTTCTCGTACGATGTGGACTTTGATGACTTCATGATGCCCTTTCAGAAGAACATCACAGAGAAAGCTCAAGCCTTGGAAGCAACCTTCAAGACCTAA
- the ANKEF1 gene encoding ankyrin repeat and EF-hand domain-containing protein 1 isoform X4 yields the protein MEASREGVVELVRGILERGGEVNAFDNDRHHAAHFAAKGGFFNILKLLFAYNGDMGLIAMNGNTPLHYAAMGGFTDCCKYIAQRGCELKWRNLNHKTPRALAKEGGFKAASKEIRRAERIADKLARPGAKNPNPLWALRLHDWSVEREAFLWEAFSLVDRGDGTVSKEDFVMTLEERQEFVTSEQLAAVAQLHEKILGAGVNINDFFKGTKYLSKSFVLGSYRPKKKKKGMAKKAKKGTFVLPLPVCIIPDHVFPHWSNGGPPYYMIDTCKNVTDCSRFNRDHPPEHPIQDDLAWYIDDSGKVFSNINFITKAGDLASLKKAFESGMPVDIQDNYYKTPLMTACASGNIEAVKFLLEKGANVNAKDNFLWTPLHFACHAGQQDIVELLVKSGAMIDALSINNSTPLSRAIESCRLDTVKYLLDIGAKFQLENRKGHSAMDIAEAYADYRVIGLIKEKLDNLPKPTENKKLKGKPPLKMKSKGPEIKKKEEPLSTTYTVPTISEEKKMHKDNVGYLNSLITRGYTKKVDITFIPQRLWSPEATTTELIRKRELRRERFSYDVDFDDFMMPFQKNITEKAQALEATFKT from the exons ATGGAAGCATCAAGAGAAGGAGTGGTAGAACTAGTTCGAGGGATATTGGAAAGAGGAGGTGAAGTGAATGCATTTGACAATGACCGACATCATGCTGCACATTTTGCTGCCAAAGGAGGCTTTTTCAAT ATACTGAAGCTGCTTTTTGCCTATAATGGAGACATGGGGCTGATTGCAATGAATGGGAACACACCACTTCATTATGCTGCCATGGGCGGTTTTACTGATTGCTGTAAATACATAGCTCAGCGAG GATGTGAGCtgaaatggaggaatttaaacCACAAAACACCCAGGGCTTTGGCTAAGGAAGGCGGCTTCAAAGCGGCAAGCAAAGAAATTCGGCGGGCGGAGAGAATCGCTGATAAACTAGCAAGGCCAGGAGCCAAAAATCCCAATCCACTTTGGGCCCTTAGACTTCATGATTGGTCAGTAGAACGTGAGGCTTTCCTTTGGGAAGCCTTTTCGCTTGTGGATAGGGGCGATGGGACAGTCAGCAAGGAGGACTTTGTGATGACCCTGGAGGAGAGGCAAGAGTTCGTGACCTCAGAACAGCTGGCTGCAGTCGCTCAACTTCATGAAAAAATCCTGGGAGCTGGGGTCAACATTAACGATTTTTTCAAAGGAACCAAATACTTAAGCAAGTCTTTTGTCTTGGGATCCTATAGgcctaagaaaaagaaaaaagggatggccaaaaaagcaaagaaaggcacGTTTGTTTTACCCCTCCCAGTCTGCATCATCCCAGACCACGTGTTTCCACACTGGAGCAATGGTGGGCCACCCTATTACATGATTGACACCTGCAAGAACGTAACTGACTGCAGCCGGTTTAATAGAGATCACCCGCCAGAACATCCCATTCAGGATGACTTGGCTTGGTACATTGATGACTCAGGGAAGGTATTTTCAAACATTAATTTCATCACCAAGGCGGGAGACCTGGCTTCTCTGAAAAAGGCATTTGAGTCAGGAATGCCTGTGGATATACAGGATAATTACTACAAAACACCGCTAATGACGGCATGTGCAAGTGGAAACATAGAAGCAGTCAAGTTTCTTCTTGAAAAAGG GGCTAACGTGAACGCAAAAGATAATTTTCTGTGGACTCCTCTTCATTTTGCATGCCATGCAGGACAACAAGATATTGTTGAGCTTCTTGTTAAATCTGGAGCCATGATAGATGCATTGTCAATCAACAACTCAACTCCTTTAAGTAGAGCCATTGAGAGCTGTAGACTTGATACTGTAAAATATCTACTTGACATTGGTGCTAAATTCCAGCTGGAAAATAGAAAAG GTCATAGTGCTATGGATATTGCAGAGGCATATGCTGACTACAGAGTAATTGGTTTGATTAAAGAAAAGCTAGATAACTTGCCAAaaccaacagaaaataaaaaactgaaaggcAAGCCACCTCTTAAAATGAAGAGCAAAGGccctgaaattaagaaaaaagag GAACCCCTTTCAACAACTTATACTGTACCAACtatatcagaggaaaagaaaatgcataaGGATAATGTGGGTTATCTCAACTCGTTGATTACCAGAGGTTATACCAAGAAAGTGGATATCACATTTATTCCACAGAGG CTCTGGAGTCCAGAAGCCACGACAACAGAGCTGATCAGAAAAAGGGAGCTGCGGCGGGAGCGGTTCTCGTACGATGTGGACTTTGATGACTTCATGATGCCCTTTCAGAAGAACATCACAGAGAAAGCTCAAGCCTTGGAAGCAACCTTCAAGACCTAA